The following coding sequences lie in one Indicator indicator isolate 239-I01 chromosome 2, UM_Iind_1.1, whole genome shotgun sequence genomic window:
- the AKAP12 gene encoding A-kinase anchor protein 12 isoform X1, translating into MGAGSSAEPPAPQDGAGAATEPPGTPPEPLQAEEAARAPQAPAEPAKVLDASLSVPDVNEDDLKHDAAPQETQQPGAVTAPQELDGQQPEVASPFQETPREQAEAAGTNVEETGHSNATLKETTETMETSPSDSTTKDGVGAEEEDAHTVKQLPSVEEDTEDNASEPQSYDLGFKKVFKFVGFRFTVKKEKTGKLEPVQLLTVKKEAQASEGADDQKEVISEETAVPEDVRSTEDTTRDALPNATTEAESPKTPETNEVSSQSAALASDTASPLRKFFTQGWTGLRKKKSFRKPKEDELQAPTKEEEQQKEGSTPTTDTSEREEKSESEKQDEEGNVIVVTIEAHEKEQTEGEKQESEGTVTAAGVEANEKDELIKHGQQGQKEDVAATEEKKSEDGQERKVVEVSGDLGRKEEKKEEGERENEETENPREPGSVVPDLVTGSMNGEVKRSSEALPVGEEKWESMEKCEINDKTEISSEEKLDAGSVAIEISSEQLQKEGKEISKFDEKAEKDELTVSPPAEDISQGEVVERSPEKKVSRECETKLGTPGHSIDTDDDQQLIKPTDEGLEAKTDIVMTDTNKPDEITTEMTPEEAAEKRPPEGITNEVELLSSQEKTKVQGSPLKKLFTGTGLKKLSGKKHKSKREESKLGEQGEPSQHSADSPDSPDEQKGESSASSPEEMNEIPALEKPIDGMQVTENEDAAISDVERKRESVTPWASFKKMVTPKKRVRRPSESDKEEEIDKTKSSAVSATESTIDENCGELKENGVDQKPEKTTEEPKRKVDTSVSWEAFICVGSSKKRARKSSSSDEENDSKLGHESQHMEDSGQSKERAGDAILASSQESDQGQGSSSPEQAGSPSEGEGISTWESFKRLVTPRRRSRSRMEERTEDSVVGSSLEHSTSDGEPGKDESWVPFRKLIPGRRKKKSDGKAEATLKQAREDMAEATEEDSDIPAVVPLSEYEAAEREKIEAQQAKDAEAMREQTSDREKAQKLGETLGTEQEPEGLVHAVTVTIVEGERAVTSMEERSPSWISAALTECIEQAKEEEEKETEKPFESDILVEEVVVAAKTVPETRKDVSDDTIASEPELTSEAVTALEETAEASCTEETMEVSLAEETTEMVSAVSQLLETPATTEEVTPVQEVEATEQNLKELDKQTQKVLYEVAERVKSADVAQLVGERAMTATQITAVQGIESEVKDDARDGNIAGQELVLLEQSLENGENKEDGLQPQGSAESIQSQKEVEESVLHQGPERSEMSAAVQENNKGHGNIDVWRDESQQQACREVVVEDHEALSETQEAAEEPSSHNRTFHIIQAVTAKEELFAQQEPSEEEKPPIMELTVGNARDERIPEVQAAVQDKTEGETPSFGLAAEEPAQLEGEDKTLTVGPECTEAVVTMVSVKPERQDEIPDLYSEAQTCSKGAPSREPDQREEEEADDSIVVLGVKTTEVTVTEVPLQNEVKTSALPSETIGSEAAANAEQSARDGAGTHTTTKDSVPLLEPQCREKTTEPLSQSDETEGSKMEDASLNTETHLESDTTATKAPTQMEADNISNIASGCPDVTENGSTVFTDISAKKCETPSSLAEEETVEQEQEIAETSNHQDLEKEDNKNEQLMERAKEAFESGKWEAVRSDEFSAAVQQEVSAVQEGVSDSTFLQQESLDALKVPAVAAAGEEHVMAGKVTPIDTTAKTIWPWATTAEQMASEEDSITIVDSLDYGTAELLSTIASEPQVTPASMNGISEEQEKPQSTEQPKQNGILLSDSLSVTHAEFEKDVVQSFTIESQSTKIVLNAIQTAVHKFTETEESAAFESEQHIKVIDKIPSDINKTGLLGNTQEDHPLPVKEEEIQSKEQELQQSGVVKTATLAESTEIHGTVEKIREMVLTSEMLKDGPSQSSLAIVNNPEDVSRENVRLQKLTLELTTAENSTEDPRDIYSPELRDKEVGQSMEIPGQYAGQQIQRESEDKQHHLPVEDGKTQAWEDDTCQGAPCDSPQSQSLVASEALNMY; encoded by the exons GTTTTAGATGCGAGTTTATCAGTACCTGATGTTAATGAAGATGATTTGAAGCATGATGCTGCACCACAGGAAACACAACAGCCAGGAGCTGTTACAGCACCTCAGGAGCTGGAtgggcagcagccagaggtGGCTTCACCCTTCCAAGAAACACCCAGAGAacaagcagaggctgctggaacaaaTG TTGAAGAAACAGGACATTCCAATGCAACTTTGAAGGAAACCACTGAAACTATGGAGACAAGTCCATCTGACTCAACCACCAAGGATGGTGTGGGTGCTGAGGAAGAGGATGCTCATACAGTGAAACAGTTGCCCTCTGTGGAAGAAGACACAGAAGACAACGCATCTGAGCCACAGTCTTATGATCTGGGTTTTAAGAAGGTTTTTAAATTTGTTGGGTTCAGattcacagtgaagaaggaaaagacaggaaaattgGAACCAGTTCAACTACTTACTGTGAAAAAGGAAGCCCAAGCCTCTGAAGGAGCTGATGATCAAAAAGAAGTTATCTCAGAAGAAACAGCAGTGCCTGAGGATGTACGCTCTACAGAAGACACCACCAGAGATGCATTGCCAAATGCAACGACAGAAGCAGAATCTCCTAAAACACCAGAAACAAATGAGGTTTCTTCTCAGTCAGCTGCCTTAGCCAGTGATACTGCCTCACCATTAAGAAAATTTTTTACTCAGGGATGGACTGGCCTTagaaaaaagaagagttttAGAAAGCCTAAAGAAGACGAATTACAGGCTCCTACAAAAGAAGAGGAGCAACAAAAAGAGGGATCAACACCAACAACTGACACCAGtgaaagggaggagaaatcTGAGTCTGAGAAGCAAGATGAAGAGGGGAATGTGATAGTAGTAACTATTGAAGCACATGAGAAGGAGcaaactgaaggagaaaagcaggagtCAGAAGGGACTGTGACAGCCGCAggagtggaagcaaatgagaagGATGAGCTAATCAAGCatggtcagcagggacaaaaAGAGGATGTGGCAgcaacagaggagaaaaaatcTGAAGATGGTCAAGAAAGGAAAGTGGTGGAAGTCTCAGGTGATCTTggtagaaaggaagaaaaaaaggaagaaggagagagagaaaatgaggaGACAGAAAACCCCCGAGAACCAGGGTCAGTGGTACCTGACCTTGTCACAGGCAGCATGAATGGAGAAGTGAAAAGATCCTCAGAAGCCTTGCCTGTGGGAGAAGAAAAGTGGGAGTCAATGGAGAAGTGTGAAATAAATGACAAAACAGAAATATCCTCTGAAGAGAAACTTGACGCAGGATCTGTGGCAATTGAAATTTCAAGCGAACAGCttcaaaaggaaggaaaagaaataagtaAATTTgatgaaaaggcagagaaagatgAACTGACAGTGTCCCCCCCAGCAGAAGACATTAGCCAAGGAGAAGTCGTGGAGAGAAGCCCAGAGAAGAAAGTGAGCCGAGAATGCGAGACAAAGCTGGGTACTCCTGGACATTCCATTGATACAGACGATGATCAACAGTTGATCAAACCCACTGATGAAGGACTAGAGGCCAAGACTGACATAGTTATGACTGATACTAACAAACCAGATGAAATAACCACAGAAATGACTCCCGAAGAGGCAGCTGAAAAAAGGCCTCCAGAAGGTATCACAAATGAAGTTGAACTGCTCTCTTCTCAAGAGAAAACTAAAGTACAAGGCAGCCCCTTAAAGAAACTTTTTACGGGTACTGGGTTAAAAAAACTATCTGGAAAGAAGCATAAAAGCAAAAGAGAGGAGTCCAAGTTAGGGGAACAAGGTGAACCAAGTCAGCACTCAGCAGATTCACCAGATAGCCCAGATGAACAAAAGGGAGAGAGTTCAGCTTCTTCTCCTGAGGAGATGAATGAGATCCCTGCTTTGGAAAAACCCATAGATGGAATGCAGGTCACCGAAAATGAAGATGCTGCCATTTCAGATGTGGAGCGAAAAAGAGAAAGTGTTACACCCTGGGCATCATTTAAAAAGATGGTGACTCCGAAGAAACGTGTCAGAAGGCCTTCTGAAAGtgataaagaagaagaaattgatAAGACAAAGAGTTCTGCAGTGTCTGCAACTGAAAGTACTATTGATGAAAATTGTggagaattaaaagaaaatggtgTGGACCAGAAACCAGAGAAAACCACAGAAGAACCCAAAAGAAAGGTTGACACCTCTGTATCCTGGGAAGCTTTTATATGTGTAGGTTCTTCCAAGAAACGAGCTAGAAAATCATCATCATCTGATGAAGAAAATGATTCTAAGCTTGGTCATGAAAGCCAACATATGGAAGATTCTGGGCAGAGCAAAGAAAGGGCAGGAGACGCAATTCTTGCTAGTTCTCAGGAGAGCGATCAAGGACAAGGGAGTTCTTCACCAGAACAAGCTGGAAGCCCATCTGAAGGTGAAGGTATTTCAACCTGGGAATCATTTAAACGGTTAgtcactccaagaaggagatCCAGAAGCAGAATGGAAGAGAGAACTGAAGACTCAGTTGTGGGATCTAGCCTGGAGCATTCAACATCAGATGGTGAGCCTGGAAAAGATGAGTCGTGGGTTCCATTTCGAAAACTCATTCCTGGGCGTAGAAAGAAGAAGTCagatggaaaagcagaagcaacgCTGAAACAAGCAAGAGAAGACATGGCAGAAGCAACTGAAGAAGATTCAGATATTCCAGCTGTTGTCCCTTTATCTGAATACGAAGCAGCAGAGCGGGAGAAAATTGAAGCTCAACAAGCAAAAGATGCTGAAGCTATGAGAGAACAAACCTCAGACAGAGAGAAAGCCCAGAAATTAGGGGAGACCCTGGGAACTGAGCAAGAACCTGAAGGGCTGGTACATGCAGTTACTGTGACCATTGTGGAAGGGGAAAGGGCAGTTACTAGCATGGAGGAAAGATCACCATCTTGGATATCTGCTGCTCTGACAGAGTGCATTGAGCaggcaaaagaagaggaagagaaagaaactgaGAAACCATTTGAATCAGATATTCTTGTGGAAGAAGTAGTGGTAGCTGCTAAGACAGTGCCAGAGACAAGAAAGGATGTAAGTGATGACACCATAGCAAGTGAGCCAGAGCTAACCTCGGAAGCAGTGACAGCTCTGGAGGAGACAGCAGAAGCTTCCTGTACTGAAGAAACAATGGAAGTGTCCCTTGCTGAGGAGACAACTGAGATggtttctgctgtttcacagttGTTAGAAACCCCAGCTACTACAGAGGAAGTTACACCTGTACAAGAAGTAGAGGCCACTGAACAAAATTTGAAAGAATTAGACAAACAGACGCAGAAAGTTCTTTATGAAGTTGCTGAAAGAGTCAAGTCAGCAGATGTAGCACAGCTGGTTGGTGAAAGAGCCATGACAGCAACTCAAATTACAGCAGTACAAGGAATTGAGTCAGAGGTGAAAGATGATGCTAGAGATGGGAATATTGCAGGCCAGGAACTAGTTTTGCTTGAACAGTCCTTGGAAAATGGAGAGAACAAGGAGGATGGtctccagccccagggaagTGCAGAGAGCATTCAGAGCCAAAAAGAAGTTGAAGAGAGTGTTCTACACCAGGGTCCAGAGAGAAGTGAAATGTCTGCTGCagtgcaagaaaacaacaaaggaCATGGAAATATAGATGTATGGAGAGatgagagccagcagcaggcatgCAGAGAAGTAGTTGTAGAAGATCATGAAGCACTATCTGAAAcgcaggaggcagcagaggaaCCTTCATCACATAACAGAACATTTCACATCATCCAAGCAGTCACTGCCAAGGAAGAGCTGTTTGCACAGCAGGAGCCTTCAGAAGAAGAGAAACCACCCATAATGGAGTTGACAGTAGGCAACGCAAGAGATGAACGTATTCCAGAAGTACAGGCTGCA GTACAGGACAAGACAGAGGGTGAAACCCCTTCCTTCGGTCTTGCAGCTGAAGAGCCTGCGCAGCTGGAAGGAGAGGACAAAACTCTCACTGTGGGACCAGAGTGCACAGAAGCAGTTGTCACCATGGTCTCTGTCAAACCTGAGAGACAAGATGAAATTCCTGACTTATACTCTGAAGCACAAACTTGTTCTAAAGGAGCTCCTAGCAGGGAACCTGaccagagggaggaagaggaagctgatgACAGCATCGTAGTCCTTGGAGTGAAAACCACAGAAGTCACTGTTACTGAGGTTCCACTGCAGAATGAGGTCAAAACATCTGCTCTTCCTTCAGAAACCATTGGCTCAGAAGCAGCTGCAAATGCTGAGCAGAGTGCGAGGGATGGGGCTGGCACGCACACTACAACAAAAGATTCTGTGCCCCTTCTAGAGCCGCaatgcagagaaaaaacaaCGGAACCCCTCTCCCAGAGTGATGAAACTGAAGGTAGTAAAATGGAAGATGCTAGTCTCAACACTGAAACACACTTAGAGAGTGACACCACTGCCACTAAGGCTCCCACACAGATGGAAGCAGACAACATATCTAATATAGCATCAGGATGTCCAGATGTTACTGAAAATGGAAGCACTGTCTTCACTGACATAAGTGCTAAGAAATGTGAAACACCAAGCAGCTTAGCTGAAGAAGAGACTGtggaacaagaacaagaaattGCAGAAACCTCAAACCATCAAGACTTAGAGAAAGAAGATAACAAAAATGAACAATTGATGGAAAGAGCCAAAGAAGCGTTTGAGTCTGGAAAATGGGAAGCTGTGAGAAGTGATGaattttcagctgctgtccagcaAGAGGTTTCAGCTGTGCAAGAGGGAGTCTCTGACTCAACCTTTCTTCAACAAGAAAGCTTGGACGCTCTGAAAGTGCCTGCAGTAGCTGCAGCAGGTGAAGAACATGTCATGGCAGGAAAGGTAACACCCATAGACACAACAGCCAAAACCatatggccctgggcaaccaCAGCAGAACAAATGGCTTCTGAAGAGGACTCCATTACTATTGTTGACTCTTTAGACTATGGCACTGCAGAGCTTCTTAGTACCATAGCATCTGAGCCTCAAGTAACTCCTGCTTCCATGAATGGAATATCAGAGGAGCAAGAGAAGCCCCAGAGTACAGAGCAACCCAAACAAAATGGTATTCTTCTGAGTGACAGCCTCTCTGTCACCCATGCAGAATTTGAGAAGGATGTTGTTCAGTCCTTTACTATAGAGTCCCAGAGTACAAAAATTGTACTGAACGCCATCCAGACAGCTGTTCACAAATTTACAGAAACAGAAGAGTCAGCTGCCTTTGAGTCAGAGCAGCACATTAAGGTCATAGACAAAATCCCATCAGATATAAATAAAACTGGACTCCTGGGAAATACTCAggaagatcatccacttccagtAAAAGAGGAAGAGATACAGAGTAAAGAACAGGAGCTCCAGCAATCAGGAGTAGTGAAAACTGCTACCTTAGCAGAGTCTACAGAAATTCATGGAACTGTAGAAAAAATAAGAGAGATGGTGTTAACTTCTGAGATGCTGAAAGATGGACCGAGTCAGAGTTCTTTAGCAATTGTGAATAATCCTGAAGACGTTTCAAGGGAAAACGTGAGACTTCAGAAATTAACACTAGAACTGACTACTGCAGAGAATTCAACCGAAGACCCCCGAGACATATACTCACCAGAATTAAGGGACAAAGAAGTTGGGCAGAGTATGGAAATTCCAGGCCAATATGCAGGTCAGCAAATACAGAGAGAGAGTGAGGACAAACAACATCATCTGCCAGTGGAAGATGGAAAAACACAGGCATGGGAGGATGATACTTGCCAAGGAGCACCTTGTGATAGTCCACAAAGTCAGAGCCTGGTGGCTTCTGAGGCCTTGAAT ATGTACTAA